In Sander lucioperca isolate FBNREF2018 chromosome 12, SLUC_FBN_1.2, whole genome shotgun sequence, one DNA window encodes the following:
- the ngrn gene encoding neugrin, whose translation MARSLQVLSLLSRLGDLSLMPSVSINSCRFASRGASNARMGQSHVHRDRVSNSAPRYSDEMPDDELGLKDAEEVEDKLQALVDEARKGQKNVKYHILRRQMTTPGAPQRKLTWDAIKQIRYLKQEQPDEWTVDRLAEGYSVTPDVILRVLRSKFVPPPDRKVQQDAKVMAGLGQRVLPAGVGTGEAGLKLPGNHTSALLLSGNSEGAMVPVADKTLMLRGEGSGFLAKGSAPVTLLPTHFRAGISKDVHVTRSKEEDSTYNTNPTEEEKEDEDSWDGRLLTDEELEEFMEMEKPYPVVQVGNDFFDADGNFLYRI comes from the exons ATGGCCCGATCTCTGCAggtcctctccctcctctccaggCTTGGTGATCTGTCATTGATGCCCTCAGTTTCTATTAACAGCTGTCGATTTGCGAGCAGAGGAGCCAGCAATGCACGGATGGGACAGAGCCATGTGCACAGAGACAGAGTATCAAACAGTGCTCCAAGATACAGCGATGAAATGCCTGATGATGAACTTGGATTGAAGGATGCAGAGGAGGTAGAAGACAAGCTCCAGGCCTTGGTTGA CGAGGCGAGAAAGGGGCAGAAGAATGTGAAATATCATATACTGAGAAGGCAGATGACTACACCAGGAGCTCCACAGAGGAAGCTTACCTGGGATGCTATAAAGCAGATCAG ATATCTGAAGCAAGAGCAGCCAGATGAGTGGACAGTAGATCGTCTGGCTGAGGGCTACTCTGTCACCCCTGATGTCATCCTAAGAGTCCTAAGGAGCAAGTTTGTCCCCCCTCCTGATAGAAAAGTCCAGCAGGATGCCAAAGTAATGGCTGGACTGGGTCAGCGGGTGCTGCCTGCAGGTGTTGGGACAGGGGAGGCCGGGCTGAAGCTGCCTGGAAACCACACCTCAGCCCTACTCCTATCTGGAAATAGTGAAGGTGCAATGGTGCCTGTGGCTGACAAGACTTTGATGCTTCGAGGTGAAGGCTCTGGATTCCTGGCTAAGGGTTCTGCCCCCGTTACTCTTCTGCCCACACACTTCAGAGCTGGTATTAGTAAAGATGTCCATGTGACAAGGTCAAAAGAAGAGGACAGCACTTATAACACAAATCCTACGGAGGAGGAAAAAGAGGACGAGGATAGCTGGGATGGACGGCTGTTGACAGACGAAGAACTTGAAGAGTTTATGGAAATGGAAAAGCCTTACCCTGTTGTGCAAGTTGGGAATGACTTCTTTGATGCAGACGGCAACTTTTTGTATAGAATCTGA